The following coding sequences lie in one Haladaptatus sp. DJG-WS-42 genomic window:
- a CDS encoding prephenate dehydrogenase/arogenate dehydrogenase family protein — translation MELLVVGAGAMGRWFAESVADECELAFADTDPAAAADAAAEIGGRAVSLDTDDRFDAVCVAVPISVVEHAIAAHADKATRALLDLSGVMAKPLAAMATHAPDVEHWSLHPLFGPANAPGTIAAASNNAGPVTARLRKALEAAGNSLFETTAEEHDTAMETVQAKTHAAILAFALAADDVPDEFHTPISEGLFSLVDQVTSGTPQVYAEIQDTFEGAEAVAAAARELADADPETVERLYRKSRR, via the coding sequence ATGGAACTGCTGGTCGTCGGTGCGGGCGCGATGGGCCGCTGGTTTGCAGAAAGCGTCGCCGACGAATGTGAGCTGGCCTTTGCTGACACCGACCCCGCGGCAGCAGCGGACGCTGCCGCCGAAATCGGTGGCCGGGCCGTCTCACTCGATACCGACGACCGCTTCGACGCCGTCTGCGTGGCCGTCCCCATCTCCGTGGTCGAACACGCAATCGCTGCACACGCAGACAAAGCAACCCGGGCGCTCCTCGATTTGAGCGGCGTGATGGCGAAACCGCTCGCTGCGATGGCGACCCACGCCCCCGACGTAGAGCACTGGAGCCTCCACCCGCTGTTCGGGCCGGCCAACGCCCCCGGGACGATTGCCGCCGCCTCGAACAACGCAGGACCGGTCACTGCCCGCCTCAGAAAAGCCCTCGAAGCCGCGGGCAACTCGCTGTTCGAGACCACCGCCGAAGAACACGATACGGCGATGGAAACGGTGCAGGCGAAAACACACGCCGCCATCCTCGCGTTCGCGCTCGCCGCAGACGACGTCCCTGACGAATTTCACACGCCCATCTCAGAGGGGCTGTTTTCGCTCGTAGACCAGGTGACCTCGGGCACACCACAGGTGTACGCAGAGATTCAAGACACGTTCGAGGGCGCAGAAGCAGTCGCTGCCGCCGCCAGAGAACTCGCAGACGCAGACCCAGAGACCGTAGAACGCCTCTATCGCAAATCACGACGATGA
- a CDS encoding Xaa-Pro peptidase family protein, whose translation MQPDFSELDAALDSAGADGFLIYAASDDSNQRYLSGFDAPDPFLTLYDGDVHLFVSPLEYGRAKKESGAATLARGSEFGYRELVDEYGPAEATHRVWTNFLDSHDVSSVLVPTDFPLGHGDGLRGQGVEVTADDDDVLRDIRAVKLPQEIAHVRAAQKANEQAMKTAETLISEASVEDGVLYHEGEPLTSERVRQEIELTLLRHGCALDETIVACGVDAADPHDRGSGPLLAEESIIVDIFPRGKESKYFADMTRTFVKGTPSDELQAWYDVTDVALEAALDAVKPGATGKEVHDVVCDIYEEAGYPTLRADDTTEVGFIHSTGHGVGLDIHEMPSVSPRGEELKPGHIITIEPGLYDPDVGGVRIEDIIVVTEDGYENLTDYPKTFVLD comes from the coding sequence ATGCAACCGGACTTTTCCGAACTCGACGCCGCCCTCGATTCGGCGGGAGCAGATGGCTTTCTCATCTACGCCGCAAGCGACGACTCGAACCAGCGCTACCTCTCCGGATTCGACGCCCCAGACCCGTTCCTCACGCTCTACGACGGCGACGTGCACCTGTTCGTCTCGCCGCTCGAATACGGCCGGGCAAAAAAAGAGAGCGGTGCGGCCACCCTCGCTCGCGGGAGTGAGTTTGGCTACCGCGAACTTGTCGACGAGTACGGCCCGGCCGAAGCGACCCACCGCGTCTGGACGAACTTCCTCGACTCCCACGACGTGTCCTCCGTGCTCGTCCCCACCGACTTTCCGCTCGGCCACGGCGACGGCCTGCGCGGACAGGGTGTCGAGGTCACCGCGGACGACGATGACGTGCTCCGCGACATTCGCGCCGTCAAACTCCCGCAGGAAATCGCCCACGTACGCGCCGCCCAGAAGGCAAACGAGCAGGCGATGAAAACCGCAGAAACCCTCATCAGCGAGGCGTCGGTCGAAGACGGCGTCCTCTATCACGAGGGCGAACCGCTCACCTCAGAGCGCGTCCGCCAAGAAATCGAGCTGACCCTCCTCCGCCACGGCTGTGCGCTAGACGAAACCATCGTCGCCTGTGGCGTAGACGCCGCAGACCCCCACGACCGGGGCAGTGGCCCGCTGCTCGCCGAGGAGTCTATCATCGTGGACATCTTCCCGCGCGGTAAGGAGAGCAAGTACTTCGCCGACATGACCCGGACGTTCGTCAAGGGAACGCCGAGCGACGAGCTGCAAGCGTGGTACGACGTTACAGACGTTGCCCTCGAAGCCGCTCTCGACGCCGTGAAACCCGGTGCGACCGGCAAGGAGGTACACGACGTGGTCTGTGACATCTACGAGGAGGCGGGCTACCCGACGCTCCGCGCAGACGACACCACCGAAGTCGGCTTCATCCACTCGACGGGTCACGGCGTTGGTCTCGACATCCACGAGATGCCCTCGGTTAGCCCGCGTGGTGAGGAACTCAAACCCGGCCACATCATCACCATCGAACCCGGCCTGTACGACCCAGACGTCGGTGGCGTCCGCATCGAGGACATCATCGTCGTCACCGAAGACGGCTACGAGAATCTGACCGACTATCCGAAAACGTTCGTCCTCGACTAA